TGCATCTAAATAAAGTCCTTCTTTTAGGTTGTTGTTTTCTACTTCTATAAAAACAGCTATGGTTTGTGTGGCTGTATTAATACTACCATTTACACGTGTAATGGTTCCTGTGTAATCTTCTGTTTTTTCTAAGTTGGTTAAAGCTACTTGCTTTCCTGTTTTTAAAATACTAGCATAAGATTTACTAATAGATACTTCCATCTCAAATATAGATGGGTTTATAAATTCTCCTAATTTTTGACCACTTCTTACCAAAGTTCCCTCTGTAACTAAAGCTTCGGTTAATACTCCATTAAAAGGAGCTTTAATGGAGTATTTTGATAAGCGTTGTTCTAAGTTTTTTACGTTGTAATATTCTTTTACAATTTCTCTACCTGTAATAAAGTAATTTTCTTTTTCACTTTCTATTTTTGGTAGGGAAGGAGTGCTGCTTTCAATATTAAAATTGTCTAAGTATTTTTTCCATTTAGGATAAATTTCAGGAAAATCTAACCTTAAATCAGGCATGATAGAAGCAATGATATTGTATAAATTACTTTTGGCAGATTGCACAGAAGCATAGTATTCTACATCATCGGCTTTAATTAAAACATTTCCTTTTTTATAGGTTTGTCCTGTTTTAAATAAATGAGTTCCTTTTTTTAAAACTCCTTGTACTTCTGAATATAATTCAATTCTTTCTTTGGCTTTTAAACTTCCATTTCCTTGAATAACAATAGGAACTGTTGTGTTTTGTATGGTATCTGTAAAAACAGTTTTTACTATTTTTTTTGCAACAGGTTTGGGTTTTGTTTTATTGTCTATTAAAGTTTTTGAAATAAAAATAGATAAAGCAATAAATAATATACCAATAATGGAGAGTATTGTTTTTCTCATGTTATATAAAATAATTTAAGCTAAATTAAAAGCACTAGCTATTAAAAGAATGTTTATTGGGTAGATTTGTCCATATTTATCAATAACCTTACCAATTTTGTAATAAAAATGAAACGGGTTATAAAAATTAATGAAGAGGTCTTTTTTTAATAATTCCTCCTTTTAAATCTTTTACACTATTCATCACAATGAAAGCTTTAGGATCAATTTTGTCAATTTCGTTATTAACTCTACTTAATTCAAGTCTAGTAATTACAGTGTATAAAATATCAATTTTGTTTGTATCTCCGTTTTTGTTATAGCCTCCTTGACCATTATAAATGGTAACTCCTCTACCTAGTTTATCTGTAATCATATTTTTGATTTCATTATTTTTAGAAGAAATAATAGTCACTCCTATATACTCTTCAATACCTTCAATAATAAAATCTAAAGTTTTAGAAGCGGAGATATAAGTAATCATAGAGTATAGGGCTATCTCAATAGATAGTAAGTAAGCGGCAATAGAAAAGATAAGAACGTTAATTAGTATGATAATATCTCCAATAGTTGTTCCTAGCTTTTTACTTAAATAAATAGCAAGTATTTCTGTTCCATCAATTACAGCACCACCACGCACAGCCAATCCAATTCCTGCTCCAAGAAAAAAACCTCCAAATATAGCTACCAATAAATCATCATTTGTAACGTTAGGAAAACTAACAGTTGCAACACAAAGTGCTAACCCAGCTATGGCAAATGCGGTTTTAACAGCAAAGTGTTTTCCCATAGTTTTGTATCCCATAAAAATAAAAGGAAGGTTTACTGCAATAATCAAGATGTATAAAGGAACTCCAGAAATAGCGGATATTAACAAAGAAATTCCTGTAGCACCTCCATCAATAAAATCATTGGTTAAAAGAAATCCTTTAAAGCCAAATGATGCAGAGAATATACCGATGATAATTAAAAGAACATCTTTGATATTATTTTTTAAAGATGTCATAAAACGTGATTGTTTTTGGTTTGTCATAGCAATGGTCATAAAATAAAAAATATGATTGTTTTTATTAGGTATTAAAAATACAAAACCCTTTGCATCAGCAAAGGGTTTTGTAGCGTGTTTTGTGTAAATAATTATATTATTTATCAGCGGCTAATTCTTTAGCTCTGTTAACACATGCAACAGTTCCCTCTTTAATTAAATTGTGAACATTGTTATCATCAAAATTGTTAAGAGCTGCTCTAGTTGTTCCTCCTTTAGAAGCTACTCGGTTCATCCATTCTTCTAAAGAGATGTCGTTTTGTTTGTACAATTCTACTGCACCTTCAAAAGTTTGAGCGGTTAATGTTTTTGCTTCTTCTCTAGAAAAACCAAAATCTTCAGCTGCCTCAGCCAAAGCATTCATAAAGTAAAAGATATAAGCAGATCCACTTCCAGAAATTCCAGTGGTGTTATCAATCATATCTTCTGTTTTTACTTCAAAAGCTTTACCAGTAGATTTTAAGATGTTTCCAACCAAGTCTAAATTTTCTTTAGCAACTTCTTTAGATCCAACATAAGTAGTCATCCCTAATTGAATAGAAGCTGGTAAATTAGGCATACATCTAATTACTTTGTCTATTCCTAATCCTTGTTGAATGGTTTCAATAGTCATTCCTGCCATTACAGAAACAAATAATTGATCCTTATTCACAATAGATTTGATGTCATTAAATACTAATGGTGCAATTTGTGGCTTTACCGCCAAGAATATGATATCAGCATTTTTTAAAACATCGTAACTAGTCGTTGCTTTCATTTTATTCATTCCATTGATTTCTGCAATTCTGTCTTCAGATTTGTCAATAATTTCAATGTTTGCAATTTTTGCATTGTAAATTCCTTCTGCGTAGGTGAAACCCATGTTTCCACCACCAATAACAACTATATTTTTCATAAAATATATTTTAGTTTTTAAGGTTATTGTGCGTTGTATTTCTCAATAGCGTCTTTAAGTATAGCAACAGCACGAATTAATTTTTCTTTTTTTAGCACGTAAGCAATTCTTACTTGGCTAAGCGCAATGTTTGGAGTTGAATAAAACCCACTACCAGGAGCAACCATTACTGTTTGTCCATTATTGCTATAACTTTCTAGCAACCATTTGGCAAATTTATCGGCATTGTCAACAGGTAAATCTGCCAAACAATAAAATGCTCCATTAGGTTTTACTACTTGAACTCCGTCTATTTTTAGTAGTTCTTCAACTAATATATTTCTACGTTCTATATATTCTTTTTTAACATCATCAAAATAACTTTGTGGTGTTTCTAATGCGGCTTCTGCAGCAATTTGAGCAATAGTAGGAGGGCATAAACGAGATTGAGCCATTTTCATTACCGTACTAATAAGTTCCGGGTTACGAGAAACTACACATCCAATTCTAGCACCACACATACTGTAGCGTTTAGAGGTTGAGTCTATCATAATGGCGTTCATATCCATTCCTTTTTCTTCCATTACAGAGTAGTGCCCATCGTTGGTATATACAAATTCACGATAAACTTCATCAGCAATTAAGAATAGATTATACTTAACAACTAATTTTTTTAATTGTTTAATTTCTTCTTTAG
Above is a genomic segment from Wenyingzhuangia fucanilytica containing:
- a CDS encoding efflux RND transporter periplasmic adaptor subunit; protein product: MRKTILSIIGILFIALSIFISKTLIDNKTKPKPVAKKIVKTVFTDTIQNTTVPIVIQGNGSLKAKERIELYSEVQGVLKKGTHLFKTGQTYKKGNVLIKADDVEYYASVQSAKSNLYNIIASIMPDLRLDFPEIYPKWKKYLDNFNIESSTPSLPKIESEKENYFITGREIVKEYYNVKNLEQRLSKYSIKAPFNGVLTEALVTEGTLVRSGQKLGEFINPSIFEMEVSISKSYASILKTGKQVALTNLEKTEDYTGTITRVNGSINTATQTIAVFIEVENNNLKEGLYLDANINAKSIDNAIEIDRNLLLESHEIFIIKDGMLNLMPVKPVHFSDTTVILQNVPNGTVILKSPIPGAYAGMLVTPISK
- a CDS encoding YitT family protein, producing MTSLKNNIKDVLLIIIGIFSASFGFKGFLLTNDFIDGGATGISLLISAISGVPLYILIIAVNLPFIFMGYKTMGKHFAVKTAFAIAGLALCVATVSFPNVTNDDLLVAIFGGFFLGAGIGLAVRGGAVIDGTEILAIYLSKKLGTTIGDIIILINVLIFSIAAYLLSIEIALYSMITYISASKTLDFIIEGIEEYIGVTIISSKNNEIKNMITDKLGRGVTIYNGQGGYNKNGDTNKIDILYTVITRLELSRVNNEIDKIDPKAFIVMNSVKDLKGGIIKKRPLH
- the proC gene encoding pyrroline-5-carboxylate reductase, whose product is MKNIVVIGGGNMGFTYAEGIYNAKIANIEIIDKSEDRIAEINGMNKMKATTSYDVLKNADIIFLAVKPQIAPLVFNDIKSIVNKDQLFVSVMAGMTIETIQQGLGIDKVIRCMPNLPASIQLGMTTYVGSKEVAKENLDLVGNILKSTGKAFEVKTEDMIDNTTGISGSGSAYIFYFMNALAEAAEDFGFSREEAKTLTAQTFEGAVELYKQNDISLEEWMNRVASKGGTTRAALNNFDDNNVHNLIKEGTVACVNRAKELAADK
- a CDS encoding pyridoxal phosphate-dependent aminotransferase, which encodes MLRVSNKGRAIPESPIRKLVPYAEAAKKRGTEIFYLNIGQPDIKTPKVALDAIRNIDMEVLEYSTSNGSEQYRNKLVDYYKKHNINITNEQILVTTGGSEALYFTIASITDPQDEIIIPEPFYANYTSFSIAAGVNVVPINTSIENGFALPKIDEFEALITPRTRAILICNPGNPTGTLYSKEEIKQLKKLVVKYNLFLIADEVYREFVYTNDGHYSVMEEKGMDMNAIMIDSTSKRYSMCGARIGCVVSRNPELISTVMKMAQSRLCPPTIAQIAAEAALETPQSYFDDVKKEYIERRNILVEELLKIDGVQVVKPNGAFYCLADLPVDNADKFAKWLLESYSNNGQTVMVAPGSGFYSTPNIALSQVRIAYVLKKEKLIRAVAILKDAIEKYNAQ